A single region of the Burkholderia gladioli genome encodes:
- a CDS encoding LexA family protein — MSVPIPLSISAPLELIDVGQRVQAGFPSPAQDHQQRRIDLNEILVLNPLSTFLFRVSGDSMVEARIYDGDQLIVDRSVEAAPGRIVLACVDGEFTVKILQRHKGSVFLQPANAAYETIRFHEGQELTIWGVVTWNLRQILHDKVGRP; from the coding sequence ATGTCTGTCCCCATTCCATTGTCGATCTCGGCACCGCTCGAGCTAATCGACGTGGGCCAGCGCGTCCAGGCCGGGTTCCCGAGCCCGGCCCAGGATCACCAGCAGCGGCGAATCGATCTAAACGAGATCCTGGTCTTGAACCCGCTATCGACGTTTCTGTTCCGCGTCTCGGGCGATAGCATGGTCGAGGCGCGGATCTATGACGGCGACCAGTTGATCGTAGATCGGTCCGTGGAGGCGGCACCTGGGCGCATCGTGCTTGCTTGCGTCGACGGCGAATTCACCGTGAAGATCCTGCAGCGCCACAAGGGCAGCGTGTTCCTACAACCGGCCAATGCAGCTTACGAGACTATCCGGTTTCACGAAGGCCAGGAGTTGACCATCTGGGGCGTGGTGACGTGGAATCTTCGGCAGATCCTACATGACAAAGTAGGCCGGCCATGA